The genomic interval tttttttcttcccctcctgtGGTAATGGGTCGATGTTACAGGGACAAACAGTTAATATTAAAATACTAATTTCATTATTCTGTTATATCCTTGAATATCAATCAATTTAGTGTTTATAAAAACGTCACTTTATTTTGGAAGGATATattgcaaacagaaatgtgacatttaaaaaaaaaaaagcgtagAATAAAACATACAGGTTTTTTGTAATTACCCTGAGAGGCTCCATATAAGAGATAAGGTGATATTAATACACTGCCTTTTTTATATCCTTTCATATTCTGTTATTCATTTAGGTTATTAGGCCTGATGAtattatgttgtgtgtttgcgtttATTAGGATGTAAAGGTTTGATTTTGTATTATGGTCTGCTCTAGTTTGACCTGATCTGGTACGGACAGGTTTTACATTGTATAGCATCCTCTCTAACGCTCGTAGAAAGTCCGAGGGATGGCTCTGGATGATGTGGTGGTCCTGAACGTGGACACAAACACCCTGGAAACCCCCTACGATGACCTGCAAAGCCTGCCCAATGATGTGGTGAGGAACTACTGTACAGTACCGCATGACATGATTtagggaagaaaataaaagtccacCTTTTCAATACGGATGCAAACATTCACAGAGAGAACTGCGCTCTAATCTTTCAggtttcatctttaaaaagtcGCTTGAAGAAGGTTTCAACCACCACCGGGGACGGCGTGGCTCGGGCCTTCCTCAAGAGTCAGGCGGCGCTGTTCGGCAGCTACAGGAACGCTCTGCAGATCGAGTCGGTCAGTGCATACTGTAGACCCGAGACCTGAAGGATGCaggggacaaagagagagtgatggagttGACATTGATCCTTTTATTTGTCAGTGAATATAAAAAGGCGAATGTGTTCGAGacagttggtgtgttttttttttttttcttgcatttttagGGAGAGCCAATCACATTTAACGAGGAAACCTTTGTGAACCATCGCTCCAGTGCCATGAGACAGTTCCTCCAGAATGCcatccagctgcagctcttcaaacaggtacacacacacacacacacacacacacacacacacacacctgtatttCACCATTTCTCCTGCACCCTTAACACATGTTCAAACCTGCAGTTCATTGATGGCCGTTTGGACCTGCTGAACTCGGGAGAAGGTTTCAGCGACATCTTTGAGGATGAGATCAACATGGGCGAATACGCAGGTGAGTCGGCAGTGGACGCGTTCAGTTTCCTGCGTCGTCTCCTGACTTGGCTTGTCATTGCTGGCTATAGTAAATACGAGTCAACGGTCTTCTGTCCTGGTCGGTTCACACAAAGTTGGGAACACGCGTCACACATTTAGGAGGAGGTCTTATGACTGGACTCCACCACAGATAtcagattttgaaaaaaaaagaaaaaagaaccaTCTTTGTAGCAAGGTTACCCACTGAGATAATTAGCTTACAACTAGCTCGATTAGCTTGCTGTGTGTTGAAGTAAACCAGGTGATTTTTACATGAAGAAATATTGTATTAACGCACGTTTTGAACGGCCTGTCAGACACGATATCGTATTGTTATAAAGACATATTAAAACACACTATTATAACGGTATGATGACCAGCTGATCCCAGAGCTGTGTGGGAGAACTGATCCAATCATTTTCTGTATGCTGCACCACTGTCTCAGGTTATATTACCCACTGCAGTGGTTTTTAAGTCAGATTCCATGACTAGATTTCCTAGACCTTCTCAGCTACTACCCAGCATGCCCACTGCTTGGTGTTTCTtggtgtttttgtcctttttaattGATGTGACTCCCCCCTTCCACAGGCAGTGACAAGACCTACCACCAGTGGCTGTTCACCGTGAAGGTGAGCAAGTCTGACTGTTATTAGCACATTACCCgaaagcagtggttcccaacctgggtcctgacccccatcatgggtcgccaaagctctGTGGGggttatatataatataatataaatataacaaaaacaacagcgcggaacaattaactgtacaatgaacCTAAATAGTGTTAATacctgcgggggggggggggggggggggcgttgtaagtgtatatacaatggtaaaataggggtccctaaaggttgggaaccactgctcttaagcaaacatttctgtaattcgtttttttttttttggaaatagtgatactgtatgtctttcCATCTGTCCGTCCAACACACAagatgtctcaacaactattggacagATTGCCACAAAACTCACTATGGATATGAATGCTCCCCAGAAGAAAATCCCTAATGACTTCCCCCCGAATGTGAATATGCACGCTcgacagattttgttttttttcctgacagaAAGGAGGCGGGGCTATCCTCAACACAGTGAAGACCAAGGCGAACCCGGCCATGAAGACCGTTTACAAGTTTGTAAGCATGCTCCTGGCCTCTGTTGGGAATCAGAAAGTGATCCGTTAGTCAGGAGCGAGGATGGCAAtgatcttttctctgtttatgtttgtcttgACAGGCTAAAGACCATGCAAAAATGCGCATCAGGGAAGTCAAGAGCCGTCTCAAGCAGAAGGTATGTAGCTTCACACTGCTTTTTCTTGTAAACACGGTTTCACTGGTGTTTGAATCTTAAGCTGCAACAGTTCTTGATCTCTccctcacaaaaaaaataacaccttAAAACACTACCCTGACTTACCTAAACACTACCTTGAACCGAACCCCACCGCCCCAGCCACGGCGAGCggcctccctccccctcccctcccccctgcGGTGCCACCACTCCTTCCGCCCGTGTCAACCTCCACCTCCCTGTGTCCCCCCTCTGCAGGAGCAGGCAGAAAACGGCTTCTCCACAGCGGGGTCGGCGGTCATCGACGACAACGACAACTCGGCGGGGTTCCCCCCGTCCGCTGGTGAAGTCAGGAGGGAGGGCCCACTGCGAACCTTGGACGACCACAGGCCAATCACTGTGCACTTTGGACAGGTGGGGCCGAcatgtgtatgagtgtatgtgtatttgtgtgtgtgtgtgtgtatatatgtatatgtatgtatgtatatatgagGTGAGGAGGTAGGTTTGCCGAGTAAGTtatgtttcatgtcattttctttcacttccacAGGCTCGGCCACCAATGCTGCTGAAGAGACCGAGCAGCAACGTGAGTCTGGAGAGCAGCGTTGACCAGTAAGTCCATTACATACATAATATCCCACTGTCCATGATGCAGCAAAGAAAGGACATTTTACATATTAAAATGGCCTGAATGCATGAACAGTAGAGGAGTACAACATTACAAGCCAATAAAAGCCTTCTGGACATAACAGATCTTGTGAACCAGTTAGTTATTTATGAGTGAGCGTCCATTCTTATTTACTTATCCACGTCCTCTCACTTGCAATGTAAATGCATTGTTAATGTTTAACCCCCACCCAGCGGTGCTTTATCATACCATTCATTTGACCATTATTTTTAgccctcttttgttttgtggcttttATCAAATggacacacagcaaacacagctcTATTATATCTATACAGCGCTATTACACGCAACGCAGACAAGGAAGACAATACGATAGGTTTACCCGTGTAAGGCCAGCAAATCTTCTCTCCCAGAGACTAAATGAACAGTAGCAATGGTGACGGTAACAACACTTAAGCTCCTGATCGAAGTGATCTACGAAAGGTAGCCGCATTTTATAAACTTAACTTCGACTTCGGTGCAATCGTCGTGCGCATCATTACCGCTCTCATCCGATCAGATTCTCTGCGGTATTGtggtttcctttcatttttggGTGTGAAgtcaaacatgtcaaatattCTACGGAAGACACCGTCTGGTGCCATCCCGAGTGCGTTTTCAAGGGAAATCTGTAGTTTAGCTTCATTTTACGTGAGCACGTGTGATTTTTATGTGAGGATTTATATTATCATGTTAGTATGAGAGTTATGTAAGTTTCAAAATGCGGGCTTTGCAAAGTGTTAGAAAAAAGCAGAAGTAGCCCACATTAGAGTGACATTCTTCACTACAGTTGAAAGATAACATAATGAGCAGTATTGACTGTGCTGCAGCTACAGTGTTTGGATTTCTTTCCGTAATTAAACTGATTTTGTccgtttgtttgtgttttcagctaaCTGCacagcttcctttttttttttttaggctcaTTCAAATGCATAAATCATATAATGCTTGTTATTGTAGCGTGCCAATCCTAACACACTGCATGTTAGTATAAATCCAAACTGATACCGATGATAGATTACTAATCCTCAATCGTCCTTTTCTCAATGTTTccgctgctcttcctcttttagTGGACTTCATTAACATGTCTGTAATGAGCTGTGAATTCCCTtgtcctcttccttcttctcgCCGTAGCTCTATCCGTCCCACTCGCCACTACACCGTCTTTCTCTCCGAGGACTCATCGGGAGACGAGCTCCAGTACGACGACGACTCCATCTCCGGCTTTCCCGACAGCTTTCTCTTCTCCGTTCCTTTCGAGTGGTCGCCTCTGTACgcattcctctctctgctttggcTTCGGCACTATTCACTGATTTTAACAGGCCTTTCTCAGCTCAACTCGAAATGTGGCTCCCTCTCACGCTCACTGTACAGGAACATCCTGGGGATTAGGTTTTGATAAGAGGGTTAAGAGCAGAATTCTGATTTACACAAGGCACTGGTGGATTAGGGGCTGAGAGTTGACCATGCATGCGTGTTTGTGATAGAGGTCTTCATCGGGCAAAAACCCCAAAACCCGACCCCAATCTCTCAGTTTTGTATCAAGGCAAGTTGAAGTCCTTTTTACACACTTTTTCTAACCCGCAAAGAAAAGAAGTGTCTCATCGGCgtaaaacaaaaactctcaTTGTCAActaatcccatgaaaagatcaaaaccagcaatcccccccacccctttgGGAACCATTTAGGTTGAAAattgggaaccgttaaggtatttgactcaaaataaactacagtgcccatgttcatcataaGGAAGAAATGATGGATTTCATGGGACTTGATCATAAAGTGCATCTTTATTAGGGATAGATACATTTACAGGCTGGGTACAGTGTTTTGACCCATGAAGAGTGTGTGAGGGACCTTAAATAACCACCGCCGTCTCCCCGCAGGCCGCAGCCGTACCGCTCCCTGAAGGAGGTTGAGCTGATAGAAGGGGACGACACCGGTTTCGGGGCAGAAAGCCACACCGCCCCCCCCAGCCCAGTTAACGAGAAGTTCTCCAACGTCAACCTGCTGGGCGACATCTTCGGCTGCCAGGACGAGCCCGACAGCCAGCCCATTACCTTGGCGAAAAGCCTCGAGGACCTGAGGACTCCCAAAGACGCCGAGGAGCTACAAGCCAAGTTCACCTACCAGGTTAGAGGTCCAAATGCTCTGCGCTGTGTCACAAAACCACAACATTTGGTTCAGATGGACTAAAAGCCGCTTTTGTTATGGACCAGAGCGAAATACCTCGTCAACAAATACTCTTGCTTAATGATGATATTCACTGTCTAGCATCTTCTTGTAAAAGCGTCAGTactttgcagctttttttttttgctaactGCTGTTTGTTCGCTAACTAGCATGCGGGTCTCCCAGCCTTGATCATCCGATGAGAGCTCAACGTAGAGGAGCGGTGCGTTTGAGTGCCGTCCCGTAGCTAAAACTGTCGGCAGAATCATTTGAGCCCTTGATTAATTATTTGTGTTCCCTGTTGACATCACAGCGTGTGAATGCAAAGCTATGTGGCAGCTGGTTCTGTCGTCAGACCTTCACTTCAGCACATGAACGCACCACCAGGAAGGAGTCACAGATCGCTCTGCCATTCTAACACTATTAAAATCAAGTAACTGTAATGAAAACCAGCACGGATGTATGTTCCATTAGTGTCTAATGGTCTGAATTATTTCTTATGTCTGCAGCGGATGGACCTGAGTGTCGGCGAACACTCGCGAACACTTCCAGGCCTCAAGCTCTCCAACCCTTACAACAAGCTGTGGAGTATAGGGCAGGATGAAACCGCCTTGCCCGTTTGCGTGCCTCCCGCCTGCGATAGACTGGCGCCGGTCCAACTTCCTGCGCAGACGGAGGCCCACTCTCCGAGCCACGAGAGCTCCGGCCCGGGCCCCGACCCTTTGGACCCTTCTGTCCCCGGGAACATCACCATTCCACGTCCCCACGGAAGGAAGACGCCCGAGCTTGGTAACGTCCTAGCACCCCCCGTGGCCCAGTCGCGCTCTAAACCAGCAGGGGCTGGCGAAGGAGGGACTACATCAGGTGGACAAGAGTTTAGGCAAGCCCTGAGCATGACCACAGATGGAGACCTGCTGAAGGCCGCCAAGGACAGCATAGATCTGATAAGCCTTCTAGACCCTCTTAACAGCTCAGCGGCAACCAGTTCCACTTCATTGTGTGACGGGGCTGATATTGGTGTGTCGTCATCTTCTTGCAAACCAACACTACCACCAAGGTCTTACCCACAGGGCTTGCCTCCTTTCCCACTACATACTCACATATCACTCAACCCTTTTGCCCAGTCCCTGCAGCACACCTCCCCTCAAATGCATTACTCGCCAACTGTAAGTGGGAATCCCTTCAGTGCGGTCTACGGGCCTCCACCGGGGACTTACTTACACACTCCACCCCACCCACAGTCCTTTTCTACACTACCGGGGCTCTACAGACAGCATTCGCCAGGCAGCTCAACCCTGCCGCCCAGCTACGGACTGCTCCAGTCAGCCTACCCCTCCTCCGTCACCTCCCTGCCTCAGTCCTCAGCCAGCAATCACGCTCTTTCCAGCCTGGCGGACTCCACGTCTGTCCCCAGCACAGCCATGAACCAGCTGGCAAAGCCGCTTCGTGCTGAGGGAGACAGCCAGAAGACTCAGGATCCCTTCGGGGATCTGCTGACTATGGCCAAGCCAGCTACACCCCCAAAAAAGAAGGTGGAGGACCTTCGGAGGAGGTGGGAAACATTTGACTAAAACCTGTGCATAGGTACTGAGGTCCTCTGTCGCTACCCAAACATCCCTCTCTGCTGTATCAGGACCTTCTGTCGCAGTTGATACCACATTACACTCTGCTTACGCAACTCACACATTGTGGAAGAATAAACTGAGACGAAAGACAAATGGGAAAATAAGAGTCTGTCTGTGGGCTAGCAAATTCTGAACACAAATGACAAGCTAGTAATCACTAGCAGAGACCGCAAATATAACATTTATAGGcattgttagctagctaggcGCTGTAGGCCTATACACTGTATacaaagatggccgacgcgtctccacttcaCTCCCACTGTTCAGGAATGAAGCTAAACGCTCCCGGATGCAGCAGCTGCCTTCTTGCGCTTGGTGACGcctacctaaaatgacagaaaccatctttgggggaaaaatgtatttatggggaggggcggggcttatgacctatgtactgcagccagccaccagggggcgatcgagacgttttggctcCACTTTCAGGAAGGCGTCAggtcgtccatctttatacacagtgtACGCTGCAAACAGATGCGTCAGTTGTTCTTCCTCTATTGCATTTCTGACAGTGTAGTTGCTCCAGGTGTATTTGCTGCCCACCGGTGGTTGATACAGGCGCCATTACCACCAGTAActccaaatcaaccaggactaaAATCTCGACTATGACGTGGTTTTCTTCTAACATATGGAGTGCAGTCGTTGCAAATCAGAGATGGCATGTGATTTACCGCTACAGAAGGTcctgatccacacacacacacacacacacacacacacacacacacacacacacacacacacacacacctcccctccccaccaccaccatcagctCTGCTGCTGACCAGCGGCGAAAACCCGGAGGAGTGTGTCTGGTGAACAAATTTGAGCATAGGGACTGTGTCCTCAGTCTTCAACACCAAACTCACCTGTACCTGTCTGAGGACCGTTGGAACGGGGGaatatttctgttgtttcaccccccccacccccccaccccgcccccaGCAGGCTTTGCTTCAAAAATGCCAAACGATTCTCAGCCCGTCACTAACAAATTGCTAACACAATTCTTTGCACCCATCTGTCTTTAACGCCACCACATTAGCGTAGTGCTCAGTATAGCCCCGTGTAGATTTGTGACTAAGTAGTGTACCCTCTTTCAGGAAATATCTGTCACACTCACAACAGCACATGTCTTAATGACGCCGACGTCGACGATTAGCTCGTATCATTGCTAGTAAGCTAGTCTGCTATAGTTGACGGACATCCTAATGGCATCATGATACTGTAGCTACAAACCGTGGTGCATCGTCTCAATCATGCAGTTACTTCacctgttgatgtttttggtAGCTTCATAgcacagtgcttttttttttttttgcttttttttattgcagttcACTGGCCTGTCAAAATGTGTTGCCTCctactgtttttaaaagaaaacctgCCTACAACAGACTGCCCCCAAAAAtgttattaaacattttctgtctaATGGAATATATGGGGACATtgacactttattttatattctgtttgtttttaaatgttctttttcgccaattctgctgctgctgatgtatGCACTCTGATCGTGTCCTGCTGTTGGGTTTTGCCTTAGTCGAGTATTACCTTTGTTGATTTGGCTAATGAGTCGACACGTTGTTGATGTCAAGTGTGCGCAGAGAGCAGAAATAATGGTTCTCGCAAATTTTGCCACCAGTTTCGATGTCGGCTGTTTTCCGACTTCTCGAACAACAGGAACTGTGTGTTTTGCGCGTTGTCGGCCCTCGCTGCTTCCCTGGCGATCATGTGTGGTGAATGCCAAAAAGTCCTAAACGATTCAAAGTGCTGTACAAGTCtagttgcgtgtgtgtgtgtgtgtgtgtgtgtgtgtgtgtgtacagatgaCACTATTTTTGTTCTAAGACTGATTTAGATGAGTTGTGATTAGTATCCCACTGCACTTGCTTAAAATACAACTATTTCATCATAACATGTCAGCTTTCGCTTCATTAAAATTCCACAACCTTGTtcatttacccccccccccccctccaattTCAATCGTCTGTCAATTGGTCCAGATGCAGATATCTTGTCCACTGCCTCATATTCACTTGACGTTTCATATGGAAATCCATGGCCCCTGCGGAAAGATCCCCAAGTACTTTCACTTGTAATAAACCCCCTGTTCTTTCCTCTAGCACCCGCCATCAGACATTTCCACTTGCTCAACACGACACTATACATCAAAAAAGATGATGAATTTGTTGTTCTCAGAGGATGGAACgtatgtggggttttttttttttttttggtgactCCGACCTTTTCTTTAGCACCATCATCATACCCAAATGtccaaaatgtacaaaagaaatattaaaatcaatATCAAATAATTCAAATCCACAACACTTGTCCACAATTTGTCTGGGTTTCTTATAGTTAGTTTGGAGACATTGTCAAACTAAGCTAACCCTGATGGCAGTGGTTTTTGAGTCAGGGGAGTGCCTGCTCCAAAATGAAGATATTGGTTT from Enoplosus armatus isolate fEnoArm2 chromosome 18, fEnoArm2.hap1, whole genome shotgun sequence carries:
- the dennd1a gene encoding DENN domain-containing protein 1A, which codes for MGSRIKESPESTFEVYLEVAHPGTHSSGQEVQRQFPEDYTDQETLQTVPKFCFPFSMDRMTVSQVGQNFTFVLTDIESKQRFGFCRLSSGAHTCYCILSYLPWFEVFYKLLNILADYSIKGQESQWQELLVSLHTLPIPEPGVPVHLGVHSFFTVPDTGELPSIPENRNLTEYFVAVDVNNMLHLYASMLYERRILICCSKLSTLTACVHGSAAMLYPMHWQHVYIPVLPQHLLDYCCAPMPYLIGVHSSLMEKVRGMALDDVVVLNVDTNTLETPYDDLQSLPNDVVSSLKSRLKKVSTTTGDGVARAFLKSQAALFGSYRNALQIESGEPITFNEETFVNHRSSAMRQFLQNAIQLQLFKQFIDGRLDLLNSGEGFSDIFEDEINMGEYAGSDKTYHQWLFTVKKGGGAILNTVKTKANPAMKTVYKFAKDHAKMRIREVKSRLKQKEQAENGFSTAGSAVIDDNDNSAGFPPSAGEVRREGPLRTLDDHRPITVHFGQARPPMLLKRPSSNVSLESSVDHSIRPTRHYTVFLSEDSSGDELQYDDDSISGFPDSFLFSVPFEWSPLPQPYRSLKEVELIEGDDTGFGAESHTAPPSPVNEKFSNVNLLGDIFGCQDEPDSQPITLAKSLEDLRTPKDAEELQAKFTYQRMDLSVGEHSRTLPGLKLSNPYNKLWSIGQDETALPVCVPPACDRLAPVQLPAQTEAHSPSHESSGPGPDPLDPSVPGNITIPRPHGRKTPELGNVLAPPVAQSRSKPAGAGEGGTTSGGQEFRQALSMTTDGDLLKAAKDSIDLISLLDPLNSSAATSSTSLCDGADIGVSSSSCKPTLPPRSYPQGLPPFPLHTHISLNPFAQSLQHTSPQMHYSPTVSGNPFSAVYGPPPGTYLHTPPHPQSFSTLPGLYRQHSPGSSTLPPSYGLLQSAYPSSVTSLPQSSASNHALSSLADSTSVPSTAMNQLAKPLRAEGDSQKTQDPFGDLLTMAKPATPPKKKVEDLRRRWETFD